In Paracoccus contaminans, the genomic stretch GCGCGGATCTTGTCCATCAGGCGGCCGAGATGCGGCTCTTCCACTTGGCCGAGGCGACCGGAACGATCCTTGGCCGGGAAGCCCCAGGCGTTGATGGTGTGGCAGACGAAGGCGCGGTAGGGATCACCACCATCGGCCTTCAGCTCGGCCATGGTGATCACCTCGTCGACGATCCCTGGCAGCTCGAGCCCGGTCTTCGAGCCGTCGATCTGCGGCTGGAAGATGCGCCGGTTGAAGTCGTCGAACTTCTCGTCGAGGATCCCGACGAACCAGACGTTGCGCCCCCGGGTGTGCTGAAGGTGGGTCAGCCAGGCGATCATCTCGCGCCCGTGCAACCCGTAGGCCCCGCGCACATCCGGCTTGCCGGTCTTCTCCGACACCGCCTCGGGCTGGCACTTGCACCATTGGAAGCAGAGCCGCCCCGCCACGGTGATCGAGTCGACGAAGATCGTGTCGTAGCGATCGAGCGCGGCCGAATCGCCGAACTTCTGGCAGACGGCAGCATGATGCGCGGGGCTGTAGGGCTGTTCGTCGTGCAGGGCCGGATTGGGCCCGCCGATGAACACCGCGAAATCCCGACACTCCGCCCATGTGCGCGGCCGGATGCTGTCACCCGGCCAGCCCTCGATGGCCAGATCGCCAGCCTCGAGATCCATGAACAGCGTGCGGGCCGGGTCGAGCGTCCAGAGCAGGCTGGTCTTGCCGATGCCGGATTTGCCGAAGATGCAGCCCTTGATGCCGCGCGGCTCGGCCAGCCGCTCGTCGGCGGTGATGATGGGCAGGCTCACGCGCGATCCTCCTGCGGCAGGAGATCGATCTTCAGCGTGCCGGTCTTGACGGTGCGGGCGGGCTCGAAGCCCTGGCGGATCGCCTCGGGCCAGGCGATATAGGCACGCTCGGGCACCTTGAAGCTGATCTCGACATATTCGGCCGGATCCTCTCCCGCGGCGCGGATGCGCTCGACCATGGCGGCGAGCTTGGCTTGGTCCCATTCAACGCGCTTCGGCAGGTCGGCGACCACCGTGAAATCACCGTCGACAATGCGGACGGTACCAGTGTCCTTGCCGCAGGCGCGGCGTGCCTCGGCAGCTCGGGCGGCGTAGCGTACCTCGAGCGCGGTGGAAAAGCGCGCGGTGACGGCCTTCATCTGCTTGGCCGCGGCGTCGATTTCGCGCTGCAGGGCGGCCAGAAGCTCGACAGGAAGCTGGGCGATCTCGCCAGCCGGAAGGTTGATCAGCTGATCGATGCTGGGGGTGTTCTGCGGGAACGTCATGGGGGGCTCCGTGATAGGGGAATGGGGTCAGGCGGCCGCGAGGAGACGCACCGAAAGGGAGGGACCGGCCTGGCGCGGCTTGGTCCGGGCGATGGCGATGTAGGCGAACTGGTCGGGGCCGATCCGGGCCTGGACGAGGTGGACGAGGCCCTGCTCGGCGGCGCGCAGTGCGGCCGATGCCACCAGGCGAAGGGTGCGCTGCTGTTCAGGGGGCAGTTTCGAGATGACGGAGGTCGCGTCGACTGCGAGAAAGCCGCGGTGGTAGACGAGCGTCTCCCCGGGTGCGGCCTGCGCGATCCAGGCCGAAAGCCCGACCTCGTCTAGGGCCGGTCCTCCCGCGCCGAAGATCGACACGACGCCGGTGGCGCGGATGGTGGAATGCCGGGCCATCATGCCGCGCCCCGATCCGCAGTGCTGCGCCGCTGGCGGGCCTGTTCATAGGCCAGCACATCCTCGAGCCGGTAGACCACACGGCCCCCGATCTTCAGGAAGGCCGGGCCCTCGCCGGTCCAGCGCCAGCGTTCAAGGGTGCGCGCCGAAATGCTCCAGCGCGCGGCAAGTTCGGTCTGGTTCAGGCAGGTTCTGGTCTGCATCGTCCTCTCCCGGTGTTTCGTTGGGAGGAAGATGCACGGTGCGATGCGGGGATGTCGTCGGGATCAGAGTGGGATACGGCGGGGGATCAGCCGGACCGTTTCAATCATGGGGTGAATCGCATGTCGGAGGGATCGCTATCCCCCTCCATCCCCCGGTGCATCCATCAGAGGGGTTCCGGTAGGAGCCGCGGCGTGTCCGACTCAGACGCCTGCGAGCCGGTATGCCCCACGCTTGTTCGACTCGATGAGTAGCGGCCAATCTGTCTTGGACTTGAAGACGTCAGCCATCTTGAGGCTGCGCGACCCGGCCTGTGAGAGCACCGCCTTGCCGCTTTGCCACGGATCGCCCCGCATGGCCGCCGCATGCAGGATCCGCACGACCTGCGCCTGGATCGGACCGAGCCGGAACTCTCGGCCACTGCAGCGAACGCTTTGGTAGTCGGCCGATGCGTAAAACTTGCCAGCAGGCTTCAGGCCCGAGGCTCCGCCAAAGCCTGTCGCCGCCTCGAAACGATCGCGTTCTTCGCGCCTTAACACCAGATCCGGCTTGCGGATTTTCAGGCACTCGCGCGAACCGTAGAAGCAGGCATAGTCCGCCTTCGCTGTCCGGAACCGTGTGATGCTGACCTCGCCAAGGCGGAAGAGCTGGAAGACGTCGTGAACGTGCAGGTCCAGCAGCCCATTGAACAAGGACCGCTCGGTGGGGATCGAGAAGCAGCGGCCATCGTCGGTTTCCTCGAAATCACCGAACTCGATGGGAAGGTTCAGGATGCGGACCGACAGCCGCAGCTGGTCGTTCTCGGCCAGATAGACCAGATCGACCTCGGGCATCGACCAGCGGGCGAGGACTTCCGGCAGGGTGAAATACGCCTTTTCGATCTCCATCCGGGCCCCCGATTCCAATGCAATCTGTTTGGCTTTTGTTCTAGCCGCTTGACGATCCCAATTCAATCCTGTCTTATCCTATTCCATCCACAGCCCCTTGGGGAAAAGATGACCGAACATCACACCCTAGCCGACCGTCTGCGCGCCCGCTCCGATCAGCTCGGCCTGGCACCGGCCCATGTTGCGGAGATGGCCGGGGTCAACCGCTCCTTCGTCTATGACATCCTGCGCGGACGCTCTTCGCGCCCCAGCATCGACCGGCTGGCCGATGTCGCCCGCGTGCTGAAAGTAGACCGCGAATGGCTGATCCACGGCATCGGCGAGATCGAGGGCCCCTCCCCCTTCACCGAGAACCCCGAGGATACCTTCGTGGCGATCGCGCATGCGACGCCCCGCCCCGCCATGGGTGGCGGCGCAGTGGTGACCGAGGATGGCGACACGCCCGGTCGCGCCTACCACTTCCGCCAGTCGTGGATCCGCCACAAACTCAAGGCCAGCCCGTCGCAGCTCCGGATCATGCATGTGGAAGGCGACAGCATGGTCCCCACGCTGCAGGACGGGGATGCCGTGCTGGTCGACATGACGCGCCAGTTCCCCAGCCCTCCCGGCATCTTCGTTCTCGACGACGGCATGGGCCTCGTGGCCAAGCGCCTCGAGCACATCCCCAACAGCGACCCTCCGGCCGTTCGGGTGATCTCGGACAATCCGCTTTACCCCGCGTACGAGCGCACGGCTGACGAGATCCGCATCATCGGCCGCATCCGCTGGTTCGCGCGGGAGATTTGAGGATGGGTGGTGCCGCCCTGCGGCCCGGGGCCGGAAACGAAAAAGCGCCCGTGAGATTTCTCTCCGGGCGCACTTCTGCGATGATCAGAGGTTGAGTCAAGGGGGCAGGGTTGTCAACGCGTTTTTCTATTTATGTTCAAGGGCGTGAGCGAAGTACGAGATTTCAACTTCGTTCCGCGGAAATTCTCAAGGTTGCCCTCACAGTGAGGCTTGGCTAGCCTCCAGATAAGTTGGCGGAGTGTCATGCTTACCCCCCATTTCGGCCCGTTTTCAGAGGCATGCGATTGCAGGGTGATCTAGCGCAGAAGCCCGGGGGCTTTCCCCGCAAGAGGTGCCGAGCGCCAGTACAGGGGGACACGATGGATATGACGGGCGCAATAGCCTCGGAAGGCTTCGGCTTGCTGCTGCCTCTCTGGCCGGACCTGCATGCCCTGGCGGCCGAGGCAGAGCAGAATGCCGACAAGCTCCCTGATTTTTCGACCATCCGCCTACGCAGCTTTTCGGAGGCCATGGTTTGCCACCTTTTCCGACACCATGGCTTGCCACTGAACGACGACGAGAAGCAGTTCGACCGTTTGCAACTGCTGCAACATAATGATCTGCTGGATAGGCGGGTTCTAGGGCTCCTGCACACCATCCGGAAACTCGGAAACATCGCCGCGCACGGAAAACGTCCTGTATCGGCAGCTGAAGCCCGCAACCTGGTCGATGACGCCCTTTCGCTGACCGCTTGGTTCTGCCTTGAAATGCGCCCGGATATCGACTGGCAAGCGCAGCGACGTGCCGCGCCCATAACGCCTACGGCACATCACGAGACCTCGCAGGACATGTGTCCGGCCGTCGGCAGGGAGAAAGCCGCTGGCTTGGCCACCCTTTTCAGGCCACCGCAGACGCGGATCTCGTTGCGGGACATGTTCGAAGAGGAGCTCACGGCCGACCAGCAGAGGTGTATCTCGGCGCTCGATAGCTTCCTCGCCGATGACACCCAGCGGGTGTTTCTGCTGAAAGGCTACGCGGGAACGGGGAAAACCTTCCTTGCCGCCGGTATGACCGAGTTCTTGCTTGCCCAAGGGCGGATGTTCTCGCTTGCGGCCCCGACAGGGCGGGCAGCCAAAGTCATTGCCAAGAAAACGGGGCAGTCAGCGCGAACGATCCACAGCCTGATCTACGACTATAACGACATGACCGAGCAGACCGAAGATGACGACGACGGGTCAGCCACCTTCAAGATGATTGCCAAGATCCGGAACAATGATGACCCGGTCGATTCTGTTGCCATCATCGACGAAGCGTCGCTCGTATCGAACGTGTATTCCGAAAGTGAATTCTTCCGGTCTGGCAGCGGGCATCTGTTGCGGGATCTGATCGCGCATGTGGGGTCAACGCATTCAGGCAACGCCCGAAAGATCATCTTCATCGGCGATCCGGCGCAGCTGCCTCCGGTCGGCATGTCGACCTCTCCTGCCCTGGACGCGGATTACCTGCGTGAGACCTTCGCGCTTGATGCAGCCAGCTACGAGTTGACCGAAATCGTCCGCCAGAAAGCTGAAAGCGCGGTAATCCGCAATGTCATGCCCCTGCGCGAAGGCGTCACCAGTGGACGCTTCAGCAGCCTGACCTTCTCTTTCGACGATGACGTCATCCAACTGCCCAAGGACAGCGTCACGCCTCTCTACATGAAGATCCGCGAAGGACGCGGCCCCCAAGCGCCGATCATCGTGACCCATTCGAACACCGAAGCCGCCAATTTCAACCGCGCAATCCGGGCCGTACTGTTTCCGGGGAAGGCGTCCGTGGCCGCAGGGGACAGCGTGATCGTAGCGGCCAATGGCTTTTGCGGTCCGCATTACGTCGCCAATGGTGAAATCCTGCGGATCGACTCAGTTGAAACTACGGTCGAGCGACGGTCGGTGCAGTTGCTCCAGAAGCTCGGCAACAGCAATGTTTCGGAACCCATCAATGTTGCGCTAAATTTCCGAGAGGTCATAGTTGCCCTGCCGCAATCGGAGGGTGACGATCTCGTCCTGAAGGCAAAGATACTCGACGATTTTCTGCACGGCGACGACGCCAGCCTGGCATCTGCGCAGCAGCGCGCCCTTTACGTCGATTTTCTCAAGCGCCACAAGCATATCGACCGGAAGAAAGATCGTGATGCGTTCCAGTTGGCGCTGCGTTCGGATCCGTATTTCAACGCTCTTCGCCTCAGGTTTGGCTATGCCATTACCTGCCACAAGGCGCAGGGCGGCGAGTGGAGCCATGTGATCGTCAGTTGCGCAACCCCGCAGAACCCGCGCTCATCTGACTATTTTCGGTGGCTCTACACGGCCATGACCCGGACCAGCAGCAAGCTGTATCTTGTCGATCCGCCGGAGATCAGGCTGAAAGCGGCGGGAACCGGCTGGGTTACGCCGTCTTCCACAGAACCTGGCCCACAAAGCCCGGAGGCCGGCCCTCCCGACCAGCGAGCGATGGCCCCTGAACCAGATGGAAGGGCCCCCTCCCCGCCTATATCGCCACAATCCCTGTTTCGCACATGGCTTCAAACGGAAATCCGCAACAGGCTGGCTGACACTGGGATCGAGATCGAGGACGTCGCTCACCACCAGTATCGAGAAGCGTATTTCTTCAAGCGAGGCGCAGACGCTGTTCGGATAGACATCGGCTACAAGGGCAACTGGACTGTCTCTGGCGTGACATGCCCGAGGCCTGACGGCTTCGCCGAGGAAATCATGGCTCGCATCGCTGGATTGTCGGGCCAGAAACCAGGAACTGGCACTTCGAGTTCGGCCAGCGCGGGCGCGCCTGACCGACCGTTCTTGCGGGATTTCCATGACCGATTGATTGCCGCGCTGGCGAAGAAGGGCATCACCGCGGTCAACCTAAAGGAGCAGCAATGGAGCCAGCGCTACGTTATTGCGCGGGGCGCGGACTCGGTCACGGTCGACATCTTCTACAACGGCAGGAACCAGTTGACACGGTTCATGCCAATCAATCCATCTCCCACCCCGACACCATCACTCATCTCGCTGCAAGATGATGTCGGAACCGTTCTGACCGTCGAGGTTCACCCTTGAGCATCGTTAGCAGGAGCCGAAGCAACAGGGGTTTGGGTGGTGGAGGTTGGAACCATCGCTCGAAAGAGGTCACCGAACTCAGGAAAGGTGACCAACTTGATGCAGCTTACGCTCTCTCGGTGGAGCGCATCGCTGATTCCGAGGCTGACGACTATGACCGCGCCGCCTATGCATGGTGCCTCATTGCACTCGTTAAACAGCATTCAGCCGATGGAAAACAACAGAAGCTGTCCGAATATCTGGACCAACTACGGCGTTTCGAAGTCCCGGCCTCGGACGAGATGCTGGCAGAACATCGTGAGAAGGCTCTGTCACTCGTGGACCCCGACCGCCGCGCCATGCAGTCAGCTCGCAATTTGAGCAAGCAGGGCAAGCACGAAGAGGCCGCGAGGATCTACGCCGACCTCGATGCCAACGGCAAACTGGAGCTGGACGACCGAAAGGCCTGGGGGTGGGAACTCTACCGCCTGATCAAAGGCGAACTTGAAGGGTCGCAGGACGAGAAGCTGTCTCCGCCAGTCGTTCAGCGCGTGAAGAGGAACCTGAACACCTATCTGAAGCTGGCGATTGGCGGCCCCGACCTCCTGCACAGCCTCATGCTGCGTCAGGCGTTGCGGCTGGCAAAGGGCGAACAGCTCAAGCTGCTCCCGTTTCTTCGCCTCTGGAACCCGGATCAGTTCAGCGACGAGGACTTCGACCGGCAGACAGGAAAGGACGGCAAGACCTACCCGTCCCTCGTCGAGCAGGTTGTCCAGGCTGCGTCGGCGGAGGCCTCCCAGAGCGACCGCGCGGATGACCGCCATTTCATTCTGCCGCATGTGCAGACCGCGATGAAGCGCTTCCCGGATAATATCTGGCTCAAGTTAAATCTCGCGAAACTACTGCGGGGTATCGGGCGCATTGATGATTCGCTGAAGCTGGCCGTCGAATTTGCGCGCGAGAAGACTTCTGAATACTGGGCTTGGGAACTGATCGGTGACCTGGTGCCAAACGATACCGACCTGCGGCGGTCGTGCTATGCCAAGGCCCTGAGCTGTTCACAGGACGATGAATTCGTAGGAAAGGTCCGCCTCAAGTTCGCCGCCCTGCTGGAAGAAAGCCACCCTGCCGAAGCCCGGTTCGAGACAGAGCGTATGATTGCGCACCGCGCCCGCGCCGGATACGCGATTCCCCGTGAAGCACAGAGTCTTGTTGAAAGACTTGCAGCGGTCACCCCAAACGCGACGGATCGCGCCTTCTATGGCAGACTGAGCGATGCGGCGGAGGCTCTGCTCTTCTCGCACCTTCCGTGGACCGATGCTTGCCTCGGGGACGTTTTCACGATCGAGGGGCGAGATGGTCAGAAGCCTCGAAGGCGCCGCAGAATCTATGTGAAGGGAAATCCCTTCGCAATCGAACTGAGCCTGCCCGACAGCCATCCGGACATCCGCGGGTTGGCCGAAGGAACGCCGATCAAGTTGCAGTTTGAGACCTCAAAAGCCGGGCCAGCGCACACAATATTTCACCGGATCAGCCGCCGAGAAGATGGCACACCCATGGACATCATGCCGTTTCGGGTTGGTGTCATCGACCACATCAACCATGAAAAGTCTCTGATCCACGTGATCATCGCTCGCGGCGTGGATGGAACTTGCCCGAACTCGCTTCATCCGGGACAGCCCAAGATCGGGGCCGCCGTCGTGGTTCGCCTTGCAAAGCACCATTCAAAGAGCGGCGTGCGCACGCGTATTCTCGAAATCGCGCCCACCGAACAATCACCTTCTCCGGATGTCTGTCGCCCATTCCGCGACGCAACGAACGTGACGCCGAGCGGGCTGGGGTTCACACGTGGAGATATCTTCATTCCGCCTCACATGATCAATGCCGAAGGGATACAGGCGGGTGATCTTGTGGAAGGCGTGGCCATTACAAGTTTCGACAAGAAGCGTGGGAAATGGGGAATGAAGGCGATCCAAGCGAAAGTCGTCGCGCGAAATCACTTCGACTTTGGAAATGACGTCGAGGCGGACTACGATGACTAATAGCGCCTTCTTCAACTCTAGGGAACACAGCAGGCGCCGTGTTGAATCGCCTATGCGCTTGATTACGCGGCACTTCTCGCCCTCTTGCTTCCACAGTGCTTCCACGGGCGGTGGAAACGCAAACGCCGCCCCGGAGGGCGGCGTCTAAGCGTTTGATAACACGTATTTTTGGTTGCGGGGGTAGGATTTGAACCTACGACCTTCAGGTTATGAGCCTGACGAGCTACCGGGCTGCTCTACCCCGCGACCGTGCCGCGGCTGCGGCTTGGTTTTTCCCGCTGGATGATTTTTTGCGGGGAATTGGATCGTTCGGAGAGGATTGCGTTTCTTTCCAGGTCTGGCGGTGACCTACTCTCCCGCGTCTTGAGACGCAGTACCATTGGCGCGACGGCGCTTAACGGCCGAGTTCGGGATGGGATCGGGTGTTTCGCTCGTGCTATGGCCACCAGACCGGGAAAGAAACGCTCAGCGTGTCCCCTTTCGGGGACGCCTTGTCCAAGTTGCTTTTGAGGGAAGGACAGATGGTCTGTCTTCTTCCGGATCAAATCAAGCCAATCGAGCCATTAGTACCGGTCAACTGAACGCATTGCTGCGCTTACATCTCCGGCCTATCGACGTGGTGGTCTTCCACGGCTCTCGAGGGATACCTTGTTTTGAGGGGGGCTTCACGCTTAGATGCCTTCAGCGTTTATCCTGTCCGTTCATAGCTACCCAGCACTGCCGTTGGCACGACAACTGGTCCACCAGTGGAACGTTCACCCCGGTCCTCTCGTACTAGGGGCAACTCCTCTCAAGTATCCTACA encodes the following:
- a CDS encoding ATP-binding protein, translated to MSLPIITADERLAEPRGIKGCIFGKSGIGKTSLLWTLDPARTLFMDLEAGDLAIEGWPGDSIRPRTWAECRDFAVFIGGPNPALHDEQPYSPAHHAAVCQKFGDSAALDRYDTIFVDSITVAGRLCFQWCKCQPEAVSEKTGKPDVRGAYGLHGREMIAWLTHLQHTRGRNVWFVGILDEKFDDFNRRIFQPQIDGSKTGLELPGIVDEVITMAELKADGGDPYRAFVCHTINAWGFPAKDRSGRLGQVEEPHLGRLMDKIRAPGTPAPRRLTFTPPADGAADHPHPQS
- a CDS encoding ATP-dependent DNA helicase, whose translation is MDMTGAIASEGFGLLLPLWPDLHALAAEAEQNADKLPDFSTIRLRSFSEAMVCHLFRHHGLPLNDDEKQFDRLQLLQHNDLLDRRVLGLLHTIRKLGNIAAHGKRPVSAAEARNLVDDALSLTAWFCLEMRPDIDWQAQRRAAPITPTAHHETSQDMCPAVGREKAAGLATLFRPPQTRISLRDMFEEELTADQQRCISALDSFLADDTQRVFLLKGYAGTGKTFLAAGMTEFLLAQGRMFSLAAPTGRAAKVIAKKTGQSARTIHSLIYDYNDMTEQTEDDDDGSATFKMIAKIRNNDDPVDSVAIIDEASLVSNVYSESEFFRSGSGHLLRDLIAHVGSTHSGNARKIIFIGDPAQLPPVGMSTSPALDADYLRETFALDAASYELTEIVRQKAESAVIRNVMPLREGVTSGRFSSLTFSFDDDVIQLPKDSVTPLYMKIREGRGPQAPIIVTHSNTEAANFNRAIRAVLFPGKASVAAGDSVIVAANGFCGPHYVANGEILRIDSVETTVERRSVQLLQKLGNSNVSEPINVALNFREVIVALPQSEGDDLVLKAKILDDFLHGDDASLASAQQRALYVDFLKRHKHIDRKKDRDAFQLALRSDPYFNALRLRFGYAITCHKAQGGEWSHVIVSCATPQNPRSSDYFRWLYTAMTRTSSKLYLVDPPEIRLKAAGTGWVTPSSTEPGPQSPEAGPPDQRAMAPEPDGRAPSPPISPQSLFRTWLQTEIRNRLADTGIEIEDVAHHQYREAYFFKRGADAVRIDIGYKGNWTVSGVTCPRPDGFAEEIMARIAGLSGQKPGTGTSSSASAGAPDRPFLRDFHDRLIAALAKKGITAVNLKEQQWSQRYVIARGADSVTVDIFYNGRNQLTRFMPINPSPTPTPSLISLQDDVGTVLTVEVHP
- a CDS encoding helix-turn-helix transcriptional regulator produces the protein MQTRTCLNQTELAARWSISARTLERWRWTGEGPAFLKIGGRVVYRLEDVLAYEQARQRRSTADRGAA
- a CDS encoding LexA family transcriptional regulator; the protein is MTEHHTLADRLRARSDQLGLAPAHVAEMAGVNRSFVYDILRGRSSRPSIDRLADVARVLKVDREWLIHGIGEIEGPSPFTENPEDTFVAIAHATPRPAMGGGAVVTEDGDTPGRAYHFRQSWIRHKLKASPSQLRIMHVEGDSMVPTLQDGDAVLVDMTRQFPSPPGIFVLDDGMGLVAKRLEHIPNSDPPAVRVISDNPLYPAYERTADEIRIIGRIRWFAREI
- a CDS encoding DUF7017 domain-containing protein; the protein is MERIADSEADDYDRAAYAWCLIALVKQHSADGKQQKLSEYLDQLRRFEVPASDEMLAEHREKALSLVDPDRRAMQSARNLSKQGKHEEAARIYADLDANGKLELDDRKAWGWELYRLIKGELEGSQDEKLSPPVVQRVKRNLNTYLKLAIGGPDLLHSLMLRQALRLAKGEQLKLLPFLRLWNPDQFSDEDFDRQTGKDGKTYPSLVEQVVQAASAEASQSDRADDRHFILPHVQTAMKRFPDNIWLKLNLAKLLRGIGRIDDSLKLAVEFAREKTSEYWAWELIGDLVPNDTDLRRSCYAKALSCSQDDEFVGKVRLKFAALLEESHPAEARFETERMIAHRARAGYAIPREAQSLVERLAAVTPNATDRAFYGRLSDAAEALLFSHLPWTDACLGDVFTIEGRDGQKPRRRRRIYVKGNPFAIELSLPDSHPDIRGLAEGTPIKLQFETSKAGPAHTIFHRISRREDGTPMDIMPFRVGVIDHINHEKSLIHVIIARGVDGTCPNSLHPGQPKIGAAVVVRLAKHHSKSGVRTRILEIAPTEQSPSPDVCRPFRDATNVTPSGLGFTRGDIFIPPHMINAEGIQAGDLVEGVAITSFDKKRGKWGMKAIQAKVVARNHFDFGNDVEADYDD